One segment of Marvinbryantia formatexigens DSM 14469 DNA contains the following:
- a CDS encoding carbohydrate ABC transporter permease, with translation MRGLLIFVVSFIILLPLYWIFISSITPSAELFQSPIDYLPDHPTLENYKYLIENVGLLEKVGNTVIIVGLTILVSTVLCVLAAYAFSRFKSRTVSLAFGFIIATMLIPDIVLARPLYTFMQEVKLYDTYPGLIILYISAVIPFTVLILRNFVGEIPEALEEAAAIDGATLLQRVFYVIIPLMKPAIATVCIINFITCLNNFFTPLFFANNIQVLSVSIVQLPLRNNMYAVPWDLVSAMGWIILLPIIIFVAVFEKQIMEGIMAGGVKA, from the coding sequence ATGAGGGGGCTGCTGATTTTTGTGGTGTCATTTATCATTCTTCTTCCGCTGTACTGGATATTTATTTCGTCCATCACACCATCTGCGGAGCTGTTTCAATCGCCGATAGATTATCTGCCGGACCATCCGACGCTGGAAAATTACAAATATCTGATTGAGAATGTAGGTTTGCTGGAAAAGGTGGGAAATACGGTTATTATCGTGGGACTGACGATTCTGGTAAGTACCGTTCTGTGTGTACTGGCGGCGTATGCATTCTCCAGATTTAAATCCAGAACGGTTTCCCTGGCTTTTGGCTTTATAATCGCAACGATGCTGATACCGGATATTGTACTTGCGCGTCCTTTATATACGTTTATGCAGGAGGTAAAGCTGTACGATACATATCCGGGGCTGATTATCCTGTATATCAGCGCGGTCATCCCCTTTACTGTGCTGATTCTCCGCAATTTTGTCGGGGAAATCCCGGAGGCGCTGGAGGAGGCGGCCGCTATAGACGGGGCGACTTTACTGCAGAGGGTATTTTATGTTATAATTCCGTTGATGAAACCGGCGATAGCGACCGTTTGTATTATCAATTTTATTACGTGTCTGAATAACTTTTTTACACCGCTGTTTTTTGCGAATAATATTCAGGTGCTGTCGGTATCCATTGTACAGCTTCCGCTGCGCAATAATATGTATGCGGTTCCGTGGGACCTGGTCAGCGCTATGGGCTGGATTATTTTGCTGCCGATTATTATTTTTGTGGCAGTTTTCGAAAAACAGATTATGGAAGGTATTATGGCGGGAGGAGTAAAGGCATGA
- a CDS encoding glycoside hydrolase family 172 protein gives MNDFINNMSTLMFQKKGQSRAINQENPTGEKGKGGMAASHLGPGRKGSPCMRGVKPGETRVLAEIEGCGVIQHIWITVADRTDSDYFVLRDLVLRMYWDDEEEPSVESPLGDFFCCGFGRDCIVNSMLVVVNPARGFNSYFPMPFRKKARITIENQHEAELGAFFYQIDYTLYEELPEDIAYFHAQWRREKITELRKDYTILDGVKGKGHYVGTYMALATLERYWWGEGELKIYLDGDEQYPTICGTGTEDYFGGSWSFASVENGVTVEHTYNTPFMGYPYFSREDNTVFNQYHMNDKPTERGFYRWHIMDPVLFDEDIKVTIQQIGVCHKGLFERQDDVSSVAYWYQSEPHNPFPKLPPKEERWPR, from the coding sequence ATGAATGATTTTATCAATAATATGAGTACACTGATGTTTCAGAAGAAGGGACAGAGCAGGGCGATTAATCAGGAAAATCCCACCGGAGAAAAGGGAAAGGGCGGAATGGCGGCAAGCCATCTGGGACCGGGACGCAAAGGCTCACCGTGTATGCGCGGGGTAAAACCGGGAGAGACGAGAGTGCTGGCGGAAATAGAGGGCTGCGGCGTAATCCAGCATATCTGGATTACAGTAGCGGACCGGACGGACAGCGATTATTTTGTTTTGCGGGATTTAGTCTTGCGGATGTACTGGGATGATGAAGAGGAGCCGTCGGTGGAGAGCCCGCTGGGAGATTTTTTCTGCTGCGGCTTCGGTCGGGACTGCATAGTTAATTCCATGCTGGTTGTGGTGAATCCGGCGAGGGGATTTAACAGCTATTTCCCGATGCCTTTCCGGAAAAAAGCGCGGATCACGATTGAAAACCAGCATGAAGCGGAGCTGGGGGCATTCTTTTATCAGATAGATTATACATTATATGAAGAATTGCCGGAGGATATCGCATATTTTCATGCACAGTGGCGCCGGGAAAAAATCACGGAGCTTCGAAAGGACTACACGATTCTGGATGGCGTGAAGGGAAAGGGACATTATGTGGGAACCTATATGGCGCTTGCTACGCTGGAACGCTATTGGTGGGGAGAAGGAGAACTGAAAATTTATCTGGATGGTGATGAACAGTATCCTACCATCTGCGGAACCGGAACAGAGGATTACTTCGGGGGGTCCTGGAGCTTTGCTTCTGTGGAAAATGGTGTGACGGTGGAGCATACATATAATACGCCTTTTATGGGGTATCCGTATTTCTCACGCGAGGATAACACGGTGTTTAATCAATATCACATGAATGATAAGCCGACGGAACGCGGCTTTTACCGCTGGCATATCATGGACCCTGTTTTGTTTGATGAGGATATCAAAGTTACCATCCAGCAGATTGGTGTGTGCCATAAAGGGCTTTTTGAGCGCCAGGATGATGTGTCG